A window of the Henckelia pumila isolate YLH828 chromosome 3, ASM3356847v2, whole genome shotgun sequence genome harbors these coding sequences:
- the LOC140888298 gene encoding uncharacterized protein: MDTNARSSFYSYQEDIHLCHVYLDISQDPIIDINQS, encoded by the coding sequence ATGGATACGAATGCACGATCTTCTttttattcatatcaagaagataTACATCTTTGCCATGTTTATCTTGACATTTCTCAAGATCCTATCATAGACATAAACCAATCTTGA